One segment of Vibrio orientalis CIP 102891 = ATCC 33934 DNA contains the following:
- a CDS encoding LysR family transcriptional regulator: MAKDLFYSLDLNLLRTFLVLSQELNMRKASQRLFVSQPAISQSLQKLRNHFNDDLFVKVPSGLEPTSFATELADAITPHLDGLANALNSSQEFDPKLIDNKLKIALSPMVLACLSGTLFHQLREQAPQADIELIGWTHNTLENISKGEVLLGINYDLSAPKEIYLKQLIELKGRVFVRQGHPIKKSIATMEEFDGYEIASFINPGWNDTFSVAEQLMKNHGLNTRVGFRSELVMAIIDVVQHTDMFMPHSNLFPLDLYPNLRAIDVIMDEQDKSMPVYSQYHVKNRNNPLIHWLNSEIQTALNHQVNKSESILAV, from the coding sequence ATGGCAAAGGATCTGTTTTACAGTTTAGATTTGAATCTACTGAGAACGTTTTTGGTTTTATCGCAAGAGCTCAATATGCGTAAAGCCTCTCAGCGACTGTTTGTCTCTCAACCCGCGATCAGCCAATCTCTGCAAAAGCTGCGCAACCACTTCAATGATGATCTTTTTGTTAAAGTCCCGTCAGGGTTAGAACCGACCTCATTTGCGACGGAGCTAGCCGACGCTATTACTCCGCATTTAGACGGACTGGCAAATGCGCTCAATAGCTCGCAAGAGTTTGATCCTAAGTTGATTGATAACAAGCTTAAAATTGCTCTCTCCCCCATGGTACTGGCCTGCCTCTCTGGAACGCTTTTTCACCAATTAAGAGAGCAAGCACCTCAAGCCGATATCGAGCTAATTGGCTGGACACACAATACCCTAGAGAACATCAGTAAAGGGGAAGTGCTACTTGGTATCAACTACGATCTTTCTGCCCCCAAAGAAATCTACCTAAAACAACTGATTGAGCTTAAAGGTCGAGTCTTTGTCCGCCAAGGACATCCTATTAAGAAATCCATCGCAACAATGGAAGAGTTTGATGGCTATGAGATCGCTTCTTTCATCAATCCTGGCTGGAACGACACCTTTAGTGTCGCTGAACAACTGATGAAGAACCATGGGCTAAATACTCGTGTCGGGTTCCGCTCAGAACTGGTCATGGCAATTATTGATGTTGTACAACACACCGACATGTTTATGCCCCATTCAAATTTATTCCCACTCGACCTTTACCCCAATCTACGCGCTATTGACGTCATCATGGACGAGCAAGATAAGTCGATGCCGGTTTACAGCCAGTACCATGTAAAAAATCGTAATAACCCTCTGATCCACTGGTTAAACTCAGAAATTCAAACCGCGCTCAATCATCAAGTCAATAAGAGTGAATCCATTCTCGCTGTTTAA